CGGGTACGCCCTTTGCTGGTCCATGCGGCAGGTGAGCTGACGGGCGCGCGCGCGGAATGTCTGGACGCGGCTGCGGTTGCGCTGGAGATGATCCATGTCTATTCGCTCGTGCACGACGACATGCCCTGCATGGACGACGATGCGCTGCGGCGCGGCAAGCCGACGGTACACGTCAAGTACGACGAACCGACGGCGCTGCTGGTTGGTGATGCATTGCAGTCGCAGGCTTTCGTCACGCTGACGTCGGATGTGCTGGCCCCCGTCCAACAAGCTGCGCTCGTGCGTGAGCTGGCGCTGGCGAGCGGCTCGATCGGTATGGCCGGCGGCCAGGCGATCGATCTGGCGAGCGTCGGCCACACGCTGACGCGGCCGCAACTGGAAACGATGCACCGGATGAAGACCGGCGCGTTGCTGCGTGCTTCGGTACGCATGGGCGCGCTGGCAGGCGAAACACCGACGGACGACGCGATGAAGTCGCTCGACGTTTATGCAGCTGCCGTGGGCCTCGCGTTTCAGGTCGTCGACGACATTCTCGATGT
The DNA window shown above is from Paraburkholderia sp. BL10I2N1 and carries:
- a CDS encoding farnesyl diphosphate synthase, translated to MTFEQWMRSVLDRVETALENHLPAQTTEPAQLHEAMRYAVLGGGKRVRPLLVHAAGELTGARAECLDAAAVALEMIHVYSLVHDDMPCMDDDALRRGKPTVHVKYDEPTALLVGDALQSQAFVTLTSDVLAPVQQAALVRELALASGSIGMAGGQAIDLASVGHTLTRPQLETMHRMKTGALLRASVRMGALAGETPTDDAMKSLDVYAAAVGLAFQVVDDILDVTTDSATLGKTAGKDAKDGKPTYVSIIGLEASRALAAQLRTDAHNALSPFGARAQRLSELADLVVDRVS